In Sorghum bicolor cultivar BTx623 chromosome 8, Sorghum_bicolor_NCBIv3, whole genome shotgun sequence, one genomic interval encodes:
- the LOC8079880 gene encoding wall-associated receptor kinase 5 isoform X1 has translation MRLLLNSLLYVVLVFTVIPSEQASGVVVTSQSTSNTPPGCPRRCGNLTFDYPFGIGSNCFRSSDFSLTCDNTMQPPRLYLHDGTTEIVDDIDVSSYGNTWLLTSLSQVMPMVQGVSTYNMSWEAGGAFTLYAKLNITGCDFDIYRLHQDTNESVKLSTVTCSPHAEITDEVARQNCNGTGCYSIRLSRVEAFQLQFVLHNSRELGTHTNRSSLWESINVTSAYAEILWSIVDQPTCASAMDDSDRVNYACVSNHSMCYDGYGTQDLGYICSCDDGYGGNPYIPNGCSRDKGYNPIEQKENCQRSCGNISVPFPFGIEEGCFARKLFQLNCTNATSSSLQFDDKHLVTYIDINEGLVGIKYTLIYEQEMFRVYVSKEPGLYISSGESSSVQWAVANLTCQEAMQNKSGYACVSISSTCLGVNSTDGYIGYRCQCLHGFQGNPYIHNGCQALPINGASMKKQNLLLGIVIGLSSGFGILLLGLSATVLLRKWKKDIQKQQRKKYFQKNKGLLLEQLISSDENASEKTKIFTLEDLEKATNNFDPTRILGRGGHGMVYKGILSDQRVVAIKRSKDTEESEISQFINEVAILSQINHRNIVKLFGCCLETEVPLLVYDFISNGSLFEILHSSSSSGLSLSWDDCLRIAAEAAGALYYLHSAASVSIFHRDVKSSNILLDSNYTAKVSDFGASRSVPIDQTHVVTNVQGTFGYLDPEYYHTGQLNEKSDVYSFGVVLVELLLRRQPILTSDTGSKQNLSNYFLWELKTRPIKEIVATQVWEEATEEEINSIASLAKMCLRLNSGERPTMKQIEMNLQFLRTKRSESCRVDQDNAEEIQPLLCTRAESRYETFSISLGGSSNSDSQYSQRINSLEHDFEPSLGVPR, from the exons ATGAGGCTGCTGCTCAATTCTCTGTTGTATGTTGTGCTTGTCTTCACTGTGATTCCATCTGAGCAAGCTTCTGGTGTCGTCGTAACAAGTCAAAGTACCAGCAACACTCCTCCCGGTTGCCCCAGAAGATGTGGCAACCTCACCTTCGACTACCCATTCGGCATCGGCTCCAACTGTTTCAGGTCTTCCGACTTCAGTCTCACCTGCGACAACACCATGCAACCTCCCAGACTCTACCTTCATGACGGTACCACGGAGATTGTTGATGATATTGATGTTAGTTCTTATGGAAACACCTGGCTACTGACCAGCCTTTCCCAGGTCATGCCCATGGTTCAGGGTGTCAGCACCTACAACATGTCCTGGGAAGCTGGAGGAGCTTTCACTCTGTACGCCAAGCTAAACATCACAGGCTGTGACTTTGACATATACAGACTTCACCAAGATACAAATGAGTCCGTGAAGCTCTCTACAGTTACCTGCAGTCCTCATGCAGAGATCACGGACGAGGTGGCCAGGCAGAACTGCAATGGAACCGGATGTTACTCCATCAGGTTGAGTCGTGTTGAAGCCTTCCAGCTACAGTTTGTCCTTCACAACAGCAGGGAACTTGGCACGCACACAAACCGAAGCTCCCTATGGGAGAGCATCAATGTAACTTCAGCCTATGCAGAAATCTTGTGGAGTATTGTGGATCAGCCGACGTGTGCCAGCGCCATGGATGACAGCGACAGGGTAAACTATGCCTGTGTAAGTAACCATAGCATGTGCTATGATGGCTATGGCACACAGGATCTTGGATATATCTGCAGTTGCGATGATGGTTATGGGGGCAATCCATATATACCCAATGGCTGCTCACGTGATAAAG GATACAATCCAATTGAACAAAAGGAGAACTGCCAGCGATCATGCGGTAACATCAGTGTCCCATTCCCTTTTGGCATTGAAGAAGGTTGTTTTGCAAGAAAGCTATTTCAGCTCAACTGCACAAATGCAACGTCTTCCAGTCTCCAGTTTGATGACAAACATCTGGTGACATATATAGATATCAATGAGGGGCTTGTGGGCATTAAGTACACCTTAATTTACGAACAGGAGATGTTTAGGGTGTATGTATCTAAGGAACCTGGACTCTACATTAGTTCAGGGGAATCGTCCTCTGTGCAATGGGCTGTTGCCAATCTGACCTGCCAGGAGGCAATGCAGAACAAGTCGGGATATGCATGTGTAAGCATCAGTAGCACATGTTTGGGTGTCAACTCAACAGATGGTTACATTGGTTATCGATGCCAATGTCTGCACGGATTTCAGGGGAATCCATACATACACAATGGCTGCCAAG CTTTACCAATTAATGGAGCAAGTATGAAAAAGCAAAATCTTCTATTAG GTATTGTGATTGGGCTTAGCAGTGGCTTCGGGATTTTACTTCTCGGCTTAAGTGCAACAGTGCTTCTTCGCAAATGGAAAAAGGACATCCAAAAGCAACAacgaaaaaaatattttcagaaAAATAAAGGCCTTCTGTTGGAACAACTGATATCATCCGATGAAAATGCAAGTGAAAAAACAAAGATTTTCACTTTGGAAGACCTCGAAAAGGCAACAAACAATTTTGATCCGACACGGATCCTTGGCCGTGGAGGGCATGGCATGGTGTATAAGGGTATCTTATCTGACCAACGTGTGGTGGCAATAAAAAGATCTAAGGACACTGAGGAAAGTGAGATCAGTCAATTCATTAATGAGGTAGCAATTCTCTCTCAAATAAATCATCGAAATATAGTGAAGCTTTTTGGGTGTTGTCTTGAAACTGAGGTTCCCCTCTTGGTGTATGACTTCATTTCAAATGGTTCATTATTCGAAATTCTGCATTCTAGTTCAAGCAGTGGTTTGTCTTTGTCATGGGATGACTGCCTAAGAATTGCTGCAGAAGCTGCAGGAGCTCTCTATTATCTACACTCAGCAGCTTCAGTATCAATCTTCCATCGAGATGTGAAGTCCTCTAACATACTCCTAGATTCAAACTACACTGCAAAAGTTTCAGACTTTGGTGCTTCTAGATCGGTTCCTATTGACCAAACACATGTTGTGACAAATGTCCAAGGTACATTTGGGTACTTAGACCCGGAGTATTACCATACTGGGCAGCTAAATGAGAAGAGTGATGTATATAGTTTCGGTGTTGTACTTGTGGAACTACTCCTGAGAAGGCAGCCTATCCTTACAAGCGATACAGGGTCAAAGCAGAACTTGTCTAATTACTTTCTCTGGGAGCTGAAGACAAGGCCAATAAAAGAGATAGTGGCTACTCAGGTCTGGGAGGAAGCAACTGAGGAAGAGATTAACAGCATTGCATCTCTTGCGAAGATGTGTTTGAGACTCAACAGTGGGGAGAGACCTACCATGAAGCAAATCGAGATGAACTTGCAGTTCTTGAGAACAAAAAGGTCAGAGTCATGCCGTGTTGATCAAGATAATGCTGAAGAGATACAACCATTGCTTTGTACAAGAGCTGAATCTAGATATGAGACGTTTTCCATTAGCTTGGGTGGAAGTTCTAATTCAGATTCTCAGTACAGCCAAAGAATCAATAGCTTGGAGCATGATTTTGAACCATCTCTTGGGGTGCCACGCTAA
- the LOC8079880 gene encoding putative wall-associated receptor kinase-like 16 isoform X2, whose translation MRLLLNSLLYVVLVFTVIPSEQASGVVVTSQSTSNTPPGCPRRCGNLTFDYPFGIGSNCFRSSDFSLTCDNTMQPPRLYLHDGTTEIVDDIDVSSYGNTWLLTSLSQVMPMVQGVSTYNMSWEAGGAFTLYAKLNITGCDFDIYRLHQDTNESVKLSTVTCSPHAEITDEVARQNCNGTGCYSIRLSRVEAFQLQFVLHNSRELGTHTNRSSLWESINVTSAYAEILWSIVDQPTCASAMDDSDRVNYACVSNHSMCYDGYGTQDLGYICSCDDGYGGNPYIPNGCSRDKALPINGASMKKQNLLLGIVIGLSSGFGILLLGLSATVLLRKWKKDIQKQQRKKYFQKNKGLLLEQLISSDENASEKTKIFTLEDLEKATNNFDPTRILGRGGHGMVYKGILSDQRVVAIKRSKDTEESEISQFINEVAILSQINHRNIVKLFGCCLETEVPLLVYDFISNGSLFEILHSSSSSGLSLSWDDCLRIAAEAAGALYYLHSAASVSIFHRDVKSSNILLDSNYTAKVSDFGASRSVPIDQTHVVTNVQGTFGYLDPEYYHTGQLNEKSDVYSFGVVLVELLLRRQPILTSDTGSKQNLSNYFLWELKTRPIKEIVATQVWEEATEEEINSIASLAKMCLRLNSGERPTMKQIEMNLQFLRTKRSESCRVDQDNAEEIQPLLCTRAESRYETFSISLGGSSNSDSQYSQRINSLEHDFEPSLGVPR comes from the exons ATGAGGCTGCTGCTCAATTCTCTGTTGTATGTTGTGCTTGTCTTCACTGTGATTCCATCTGAGCAAGCTTCTGGTGTCGTCGTAACAAGTCAAAGTACCAGCAACACTCCTCCCGGTTGCCCCAGAAGATGTGGCAACCTCACCTTCGACTACCCATTCGGCATCGGCTCCAACTGTTTCAGGTCTTCCGACTTCAGTCTCACCTGCGACAACACCATGCAACCTCCCAGACTCTACCTTCATGACGGTACCACGGAGATTGTTGATGATATTGATGTTAGTTCTTATGGAAACACCTGGCTACTGACCAGCCTTTCCCAGGTCATGCCCATGGTTCAGGGTGTCAGCACCTACAACATGTCCTGGGAAGCTGGAGGAGCTTTCACTCTGTACGCCAAGCTAAACATCACAGGCTGTGACTTTGACATATACAGACTTCACCAAGATACAAATGAGTCCGTGAAGCTCTCTACAGTTACCTGCAGTCCTCATGCAGAGATCACGGACGAGGTGGCCAGGCAGAACTGCAATGGAACCGGATGTTACTCCATCAGGTTGAGTCGTGTTGAAGCCTTCCAGCTACAGTTTGTCCTTCACAACAGCAGGGAACTTGGCACGCACACAAACCGAAGCTCCCTATGGGAGAGCATCAATGTAACTTCAGCCTATGCAGAAATCTTGTGGAGTATTGTGGATCAGCCGACGTGTGCCAGCGCCATGGATGACAGCGACAGGGTAAACTATGCCTGTGTAAGTAACCATAGCATGTGCTATGATGGCTATGGCACACAGGATCTTGGATATATCTGCAGTTGCGATGATGGTTATGGGGGCAATCCATATATACCCAATGGCTGCTCACGTGATAAAG CTTTACCAATTAATGGAGCAAGTATGAAAAAGCAAAATCTTCTATTAG GTATTGTGATTGGGCTTAGCAGTGGCTTCGGGATTTTACTTCTCGGCTTAAGTGCAACAGTGCTTCTTCGCAAATGGAAAAAGGACATCCAAAAGCAACAacgaaaaaaatattttcagaaAAATAAAGGCCTTCTGTTGGAACAACTGATATCATCCGATGAAAATGCAAGTGAAAAAACAAAGATTTTCACTTTGGAAGACCTCGAAAAGGCAACAAACAATTTTGATCCGACACGGATCCTTGGCCGTGGAGGGCATGGCATGGTGTATAAGGGTATCTTATCTGACCAACGTGTGGTGGCAATAAAAAGATCTAAGGACACTGAGGAAAGTGAGATCAGTCAATTCATTAATGAGGTAGCAATTCTCTCTCAAATAAATCATCGAAATATAGTGAAGCTTTTTGGGTGTTGTCTTGAAACTGAGGTTCCCCTCTTGGTGTATGACTTCATTTCAAATGGTTCATTATTCGAAATTCTGCATTCTAGTTCAAGCAGTGGTTTGTCTTTGTCATGGGATGACTGCCTAAGAATTGCTGCAGAAGCTGCAGGAGCTCTCTATTATCTACACTCAGCAGCTTCAGTATCAATCTTCCATCGAGATGTGAAGTCCTCTAACATACTCCTAGATTCAAACTACACTGCAAAAGTTTCAGACTTTGGTGCTTCTAGATCGGTTCCTATTGACCAAACACATGTTGTGACAAATGTCCAAGGTACATTTGGGTACTTAGACCCGGAGTATTACCATACTGGGCAGCTAAATGAGAAGAGTGATGTATATAGTTTCGGTGTTGTACTTGTGGAACTACTCCTGAGAAGGCAGCCTATCCTTACAAGCGATACAGGGTCAAAGCAGAACTTGTCTAATTACTTTCTCTGGGAGCTGAAGACAAGGCCAATAAAAGAGATAGTGGCTACTCAGGTCTGGGAGGAAGCAACTGAGGAAGAGATTAACAGCATTGCATCTCTTGCGAAGATGTGTTTGAGACTCAACAGTGGGGAGAGACCTACCATGAAGCAAATCGAGATGAACTTGCAGTTCTTGAGAACAAAAAGGTCAGAGTCATGCCGTGTTGATCAAGATAATGCTGAAGAGATACAACCATTGCTTTGTACAAGAGCTGAATCTAGATATGAGACGTTTTCCATTAGCTTGGGTGGAAGTTCTAATTCAGATTCTCAGTACAGCCAAAGAATCAATAGCTTGGAGCATGATTTTGAACCATCTCTTGGGGTGCCACGCTAA